The Spirochaeta isovalerica genome includes a window with the following:
- a CDS encoding molybdopterin molybdotransferase MoeA, which translates to MDEVFEILDRQTAEIVTEKVPLGKASGRILAAPVLSPIDQPPFDKAAMDGWAMRADETGKVLKIEETIAAGEVGVKEIEPGTCSAIMTGAKLPVGAGRIIRVEYSRRDGETVNIDKDDPLKNIIYKGENMKAGDVVLTPRVLRPRDIGILASMGFAEVEVVIAPAIGFIATGTELKEPGELLKDGEIYNSNGHQLLAQADIWGCRTSYYGITPDDPEKLAETVNRALGENTIVLLSGGVSMGEFDFIPRILEEAGVQKLFHRIAVKPGKPLWFGKNDRNFVFGMPGNPVSTFILFEVFVKHLIQKLCGLAYDPAFIRGALGRDIRRKTWDRTEFLPVKWENEEVIPISYHGSSHLNALAEATGLIIVDREVKKVEKGETVYVRII; encoded by the coding sequence ATGGATGAAGTCTTTGAGATACTGGATCGGCAAACCGCTGAAATCGTTACGGAAAAAGTCCCCCTCGGCAAGGCTTCGGGACGAATACTCGCCGCTCCGGTACTGTCTCCCATCGATCAGCCTCCTTTCGACAAAGCCGCCATGGACGGATGGGCCATGCGCGCCGATGAGACCGGGAAAGTTCTGAAAATCGAAGAGACCATTGCCGCCGGAGAGGTGGGTGTTAAAGAGATAGAACCGGGAACCTGTTCGGCTATCATGACCGGCGCGAAACTCCCTGTCGGGGCGGGTCGCATCATCAGGGTGGAGTACAGCCGCCGTGACGGGGAGACGGTCAATATTGATAAAGATGATCCTTTGAAAAATATCATCTATAAAGGCGAAAACATGAAAGCCGGCGATGTCGTTCTGACTCCGAGGGTCCTGCGCCCCCGTGATATCGGTATTCTCGCTTCCATGGGATTTGCGGAAGTCGAAGTCGTCATCGCCCCCGCTATAGGGTTTATCGCAACCGGAACGGAGCTGAAAGAACCGGGTGAGCTTCTTAAAGATGGAGAAATCTATAACAGCAACGGCCATCAGCTTCTGGCACAGGCCGATATCTGGGGATGCCGGACCAGTTATTACGGTATTACCCCCGATGATCCGGAAAAACTGGCGGAAACGGTGAACCGGGCTCTGGGAGAAAATACCATCGTCCTCCTTTCCGGCGGCGTTTCCATGGGCGAATTCGATTTCATTCCCCGTATACTGGAAGAAGCGGGAGTTCAGAAACTTTTTCACCGCATCGCCGTCAAGCCGGGAAAACCGCTCTGGTTCGGGAAAAATGACAGAAATTTTGTCTTCGGGATGCCGGGGAATCCTGTTTCGACCTTTATTCTCTTTGAAGTCTTTGTCAAACATCTGATACAGAAACTCTGCGGACTGGCCTATGATCCCGCTTTTATCCGGGGAGCTTTGGGCCGGGATATCAGAAGAAAGACCTGGGACCGGACGGAGTTTCTACCTGTCAAGTGGGAGAATGAGGAAGTCATACCCATTTCCTATCACGGTTCCTCCCATCTGAACGCCCTCGCCGAAGCGACGGGATTGATCATCGTGGACCGGGAAGTGAAAAAAGTGGAAAAAGGAGAAACTGTTTATGTCCGTATCATTTAG
- a CDS encoding MOSC domain-containing protein — MSVSFRILSLNISEKKGEQKKPVPSMELKPAHGIVGDAHAGNWHRQISLLADEDVDTIRGRGMELNFGDFAENITTRGVDLGVLPIGTRIRMGEAELEVTQIGKECHQNCAVFRVVGDCVMPRKGIFAKVITGGTITVESKCHVL; from the coding sequence ATGTCCGTATCATTTAGGATACTCTCTCTCAATATATCGGAGAAGAAAGGGGAGCAGAAGAAACCGGTTCCCTCCATGGAACTCAAACCGGCTCACGGGATAGTCGGGGATGCTCATGCGGGCAACTGGCACCGTCAGATCTCTCTGCTGGCCGATGAAGATGTCGATACGATCCGCGGCAGGGGAATGGAATTGAATTTCGGGGACTTTGCCGAGAACATCACGACCCGCGGCGTCGATCTGGGCGTTCTTCCCATCGGAACGAGAATCCGCATGGGCGAAGCTGAGCTGGAAGTGACGCAGATCGGGAAGGAATGCCATCAGAATTGCGCCGTTTTCCGGGTCGTGGGAGATTGCGTTATGCCCCGGAAAGGGATATTCGCAAAGGTTATTACAGGCGGAACCATTACTGTGGAGAGCAAGTGCCATGTCCTATAG
- a CDS encoding cytochrome c biogenesis protein: MTTEKYYFAFFLILIITFSLHGEILLDSIPDGEDWIITISNRSDETYDAMIVSADSAYKCEKGQISVPPGEEEELKIIREGETFRDQLYLRFISDHEDNPGIYAPGREEISPELSVKSETEADIEYFYTPDCSRCREFLDRTMPELEEKLEREISLSAVDVTTAEGLQKLMEKLEDLRSREKRLPLIVIGETILAGDRDIEEGLEEALRQSVPGKTLPADGSSLEKTTGVISLSILPVFTAGLLDGINPCAFSTLIFLLSWLSLAGRSRKEILLTGILFSLSVFVTYYAVGLGAFTALRAGDSLRWISLSLKYIMAAVLIVLAILHLADYRKMRMGKTGEIALQLSRERKRKIHSLVRENTRKAGLITGSLVLGFTVTIFELGCTGQIYLPTLMYMTRMEGNISSYLLLGFYNLAFIIPLLAVFIMAWKGMTSQRLAEWFSRKAGSVKLISALFFLAMAALLLILL, translated from the coding sequence TTGACGACTGAGAAATACTACTTTGCCTTTTTTCTGATTCTCATCATAACTTTTTCCCTCCATGGGGAGATTCTCCTGGATAGCATACCCGATGGAGAGGACTGGATCATAACCATTTCCAACCGGAGCGATGAAACCTATGATGCCATGATCGTCTCGGCGGACAGTGCCTACAAATGCGAAAAAGGCCAGATAAGCGTGCCTCCGGGGGAAGAGGAAGAACTGAAGATCATCAGGGAAGGAGAAACTTTCCGCGATCAGCTGTATCTGAGATTCATTTCCGATCACGAGGATAATCCCGGAATCTACGCTCCGGGAAGAGAAGAAATCTCCCCTGAGTTATCGGTGAAGAGTGAGACAGAGGCTGATATAGAGTATTTCTATACACCCGATTGCAGCCGCTGCCGGGAATTCCTGGATAGGACAATGCCGGAACTGGAAGAGAAGCTGGAAAGAGAGATAAGCCTTTCAGCCGTGGATGTGACAACGGCAGAGGGGCTGCAGAAGCTTATGGAAAAACTGGAAGATCTCCGGTCACGGGAGAAAAGGCTTCCCCTGATCGTTATCGGAGAAACAATTCTGGCAGGAGACAGAGACATCGAGGAAGGATTGGAAGAAGCCCTGCGGCAAAGTGTGCCGGGAAAGACCCTTCCGGCAGATGGTTCCTCTCTGGAAAAAACGACCGGCGTCATCAGCTTATCTATCCTTCCGGTTTTTACCGCGGGGCTGCTCGACGGCATTAATCCCTGCGCCTTCAGCACTCTTATCTTTCTTCTCTCCTGGCTGAGCCTTGCCGGGCGATCGAGAAAAGAGATACTCCTGACCGGAATCCTGTTCTCTCTTTCGGTCTTTGTCACCTACTACGCCGTGGGACTCGGCGCTTTCACAGCTTTGCGGGCGGGAGATTCCCTCAGGTGGATCAGTCTCTCCCTCAAATACATCATGGCGGCGGTTCTCATCGTTCTAGCCATTCTTCACCTGGCTGATTACCGCAAGATGCGCATGGGGAAAACAGGAGAAATAGCCCTGCAGCTGAGCCGGGAGAGAAAACGGAAGATCCACAGCCTGGTAAGGGAAAACACGAGAAAAGCCGGATTGATTACGGGATCACTCGTTCTCGGCTTTACAGTCACTATTTTCGAACTGGGCTGTACGGGACAGATCTATCTGCCGACCCTTATGTACATGACCCGGATGGAGGGAAACATATCGTCCTACCTTCTCCTGGGTTTCTACAATCTGGCATTTATTATCCCACTTCTGGCCGTTTTCATTATGGCCTGGAAAGGAATGACATCGCAGAGGCTGGCTGAATGGTTTTCACGAAAGGCCGGGTCGGTCAAGCTGATATCAGCCCTGTTTTTTCTGGCTATGGCAGCTCTGTTGCTAATTCTTCTTTAA
- a CDS encoding B12-binding domain-containing radical SAM protein gives MRLERAVAAAPPVRDFYFTPSRTSALGLEGVIRELKQRGISCRSFNFPRLNPRGSSIPMPEEYNYLKPFIVEGERGPLSFFTGRKLFGPPFHDAAGKIAEENPDIIFLSLFAWTYADDVLELAKHLRKRLGYSVPIIIGGAGASVLPRYFIQTKLFDLVLTGETETSLGDLLDHLDKDLPLENFQEKNELTDEPAPLFSFTRDSKGNQFLTLALSRGCPKMCRFCSNFLTQGRRFRLVDLPSLEKEWEKIPDDKEKPVHINLEDDNLLYHKEYFRDFLSRCKTRFPDATFSADNGLDYTLLTEDFTDYLIERGFRSFSFSLGSADPTVLKEEKRPVDLEKLETLLDRINNKNIPVTTFFIAGLPGDRAEGVLRTLLYLHRLPTRSGISLFYPVPGLPRFENPELFLTNPPALCSGSSAYPWSRSLTTEEMVTAFRLSRLSNFLKARNVSDEEKQLRDIILKTRTLHTFAGKNKNIIPLRNLNREMCQIFFKELSIDD, from the coding sequence ATGAGACTGGAAAGAGCGGTTGCGGCTGCGCCGCCTGTAAGGGATTTTTATTTTACTCCATCAAGAACATCAGCCCTCGGTCTGGAAGGTGTAATCCGAGAATTGAAACAGAGAGGCATCAGTTGCCGATCTTTCAATTTTCCGAGACTCAATCCGAGAGGCTCCTCTATCCCCATGCCCGAGGAGTACAACTATCTGAAACCTTTCATTGTCGAAGGAGAAAGAGGTCCTCTCTCTTTTTTTACCGGGAGAAAATTATTCGGCCCCCCATTCCACGATGCGGCCGGGAAGATCGCAGAAGAAAACCCGGACATCATCTTTCTCAGCCTCTTTGCCTGGACTTATGCCGATGATGTGCTGGAACTGGCTAAACATCTTCGAAAAAGGCTGGGCTATTCGGTCCCCATCATAATCGGAGGAGCCGGAGCATCGGTACTCCCCCGGTACTTCATTCAGACAAAGCTCTTCGATCTGGTTCTGACAGGAGAGACAGAAACATCTCTAGGGGATCTGCTGGATCATCTGGATAAAGATCTTCCCCTGGAGAATTTTCAGGAAAAAAATGAGCTGACAGATGAGCCCGCCCCTCTGTTCTCATTTACAAGAGACAGCAAAGGGAATCAGTTTCTCACACTGGCCCTTTCGAGAGGCTGCCCCAAGATGTGCCGCTTCTGCTCCAATTTCTTGACCCAGGGAAGACGATTCAGACTTGTGGATCTCCCGTCCCTCGAAAAAGAATGGGAGAAGATTCCCGATGATAAAGAAAAGCCTGTTCATATCAATCTGGAAGATGACAATCTTCTCTATCATAAAGAATACTTCAGAGATTTTCTGTCCCGATGCAAAACCCGTTTTCCCGATGCCACATTCAGCGCTGATAACGGCCTGGACTACACCCTTTTGACGGAAGACTTCACAGATTATCTTATTGAGAGAGGTTTCAGAAGTTTCTCTTTTTCTCTGGGTTCCGCCGATCCGACCGTGCTGAAAGAGGAAAAACGACCGGTTGATCTGGAAAAACTGGAAACACTTCTGGATCGCATCAACAACAAGAATATCCCCGTGACGACTTTTTTTATCGCAGGACTGCCGGGTGACAGGGCGGAAGGCGTTCTCCGGACTTTACTCTATCTGCACAGGCTGCCCACCCGATCGGGTATTTCCCTTTTCTACCCCGTTCCCGGACTGCCCCGTTTTGAAAACCCCGAGCTTTTTTTAACCAATCCGCCCGCTTTATGCAGCGGTTCCTCGGCCTACCCCTGGAGCAGATCTCTCACGACTGAAGAGATGGTAACGGCTTTCCGGCTCTCCCGCCTCTCCAATTTCCTGAAAGCCCGGAATGTAAGCGATGAGGAAAAACAGCTGAGAGACATCATTCTGAAAACCCGAACACTTCACACCTTTGCCGGTAAAAATAAAAACATTATTCCTCTTCGGAACTTGAACAGGGAGATGTGCCAGATCTTTTTTAAGGAATTATCAATTGACGACTGA
- a CDS encoding amino acid ABC transporter substrate-binding protein encodes MLRMKMKTTIVKMPLLAAMLMILAISCGSQATETTETATKEKEVEKSTLELVKERGKVIVGVTAGVPGYSAPDSEGVWQGFDVDLGRAVAAAVLGDADAIECRPLSAKERFTALQSGEIDVLSRVTTWTATRDSGLGLNFAGVNYYDGQGFMVAKDSGIKSLADLDGATIAVQAGTTTELNLSDYFRKMGMEFELITFEKNDQAAAALEAGRADAVTSDQSQLYALRTKFNAPDSFVMLPEVISKEPLGPVVRQGDDQWFNIVKWSFMVMLNAEEYGVTMDNVDEMKTSSTNPNVKRMLGVEGEVAGGFGLDNDWGYNIIKQVGNYGESFDRNLGMGSPLKISRGYNALWTDGGLQYGMPIR; translated from the coding sequence ATGTTGCGAATGAAAATGAAGACTACAATTGTTAAAATGCCGCTGCTGGCGGCCATGCTTATGATCCTTGCGATATCGTGCGGCTCGCAGGCAACAGAAACGACAGAAACGGCGACAAAAGAAAAAGAAGTAGAGAAAAGCACTCTCGAGCTTGTTAAAGAGAGAGGAAAAGTCATCGTCGGCGTTACAGCTGGTGTACCCGGTTATTCCGCTCCTGACAGCGAAGGTGTCTGGCAGGGATTCGACGTAGACCTGGGAAGAGCCGTTGCGGCTGCCGTCCTCGGAGACGCCGATGCCATCGAGTGCCGTCCCTTAAGTGCGAAAGAGCGTTTTACGGCTCTTCAGTCCGGTGAGATTGATGTTCTCAGCCGTGTAACGACATGGACAGCTACAAGAGACAGCGGACTGGGGCTTAACTTCGCCGGCGTAAACTATTATGACGGTCAGGGATTCATGGTTGCCAAGGATTCGGGAATCAAATCTCTTGCCGATCTCGACGGTGCGACAATCGCCGTTCAGGCAGGTACAACGACGGAGCTCAATCTCTCCGACTATTTCCGGAAAATGGGTATGGAGTTCGAGCTGATCACTTTTGAAAAGAACGATCAGGCAGCAGCGGCTCTCGAAGCGGGACGTGCCGACGCCGTAACAAGCGACCAGTCACAGCTCTACGCTCTCAGAACCAAGTTCAACGCGCCAGACAGCTTTGTCATGCTTCCCGAAGTTATTTCCAAAGAACCCCTTGGACCTGTTGTAAGACAGGGGGATGATCAGTGGTTCAATATCGTTAAATGGTCTTTTATGGTTATGCTCAATGCCGAAGAATACGGCGTCACCATGGACAACGTCGATGAGATGAAAACGTCCAGCACCAATCCCAATGTGAAAAGGATGCTAGGTGTGGAAGGTGAAGTCGCCGGCGGATTCGGTCTCGACAACGACTGGGGTTACAACATCATCAAACAGGTGGGTAACTACGGCGAGAGTTTCGACAGAAACCTCGGTATGGGATCTCCGCTCAAGATCAGCAGAGGGTATAACGCTCTTTGGACTGACGGCGGTCTCCAGTACGGTATGCCCATCAGGTGA
- a CDS encoding amino acid ABC transporter permease, translating to MRVMKKINVKNVSIQGALIAVLLVVCLFSAVNYVDNITRRNIGIGFGFLDDTAGFSISQTLIEYDESDTFGRTFAVGLLNTLVASFVSIVLATLLGFLVGLLRMSKNKLVSQSALVYVELLRNIPPLLHVLFWYQVVFLNILPPFKESFILGDWLYINVRGITVPELAARQTASSFNILLFISLVAIIFLSIAKKKQVVRGIHKAMWPWQLGALVLPVAFALLFKPYDIILPELSRFKFSSGMTIRPELFSIVVALSTYTSTYISEIVRSSIIAVPKGQMEAAKSLGFSPWKRLRLIIIPQALRTMIPPVTNQYLNIIKNTSLGMAVAYPDLTAVFAGTTLNQTGRALEVMVMVMLTYLSISLFTSVVMNWYNKSIIDKKGEMLSIEEIPLEIE from the coding sequence ATGAGAGTTATGAAAAAGATTAATGTGAAAAATGTTTCCATTCAGGGAGCGCTTATTGCCGTTCTTCTGGTGGTTTGTTTATTTTCCGCGGTTAATTACGTTGATAATATAACCAGACGGAACATCGGGATCGGGTTCGGTTTTCTCGATGATACGGCGGGGTTTTCCATAAGCCAGACTCTGATCGAATATGATGAGAGCGATACTTTCGGACGGACTTTTGCCGTGGGGCTGCTCAATACGCTGGTCGCCTCTTTTGTCAGCATCGTGCTGGCGACCCTTCTGGGTTTCCTGGTCGGGTTATTAAGAATGTCAAAAAACAAGCTCGTGAGTCAGTCGGCTCTGGTTTATGTCGAGCTTTTGCGGAATATTCCGCCTTTGCTGCACGTCCTGTTCTGGTATCAGGTCGTGTTTCTCAACATACTGCCGCCTTTTAAGGAATCCTTTATCCTGGGAGACTGGCTGTATATCAATGTCAGGGGAATTACCGTTCCGGAGCTCGCGGCCCGTCAGACGGCTTCGTCTTTCAATATCCTGCTGTTCATTTCCCTGGTGGCTATTATCTTTCTCAGCATTGCGAAGAAGAAACAGGTCGTCAGGGGAATCCACAAAGCCATGTGGCCCTGGCAGCTGGGGGCTCTGGTTCTGCCGGTCGCTTTCGCCCTGCTATTCAAACCCTATGACATTATCCTTCCGGAACTGAGCCGCTTTAAATTTTCAAGCGGCATGACTATCAGGCCGGAACTGTTTTCCATAGTCGTGGCTCTGAGCACCTATACTTCGACTTATATTTCAGAGATTGTGCGGAGTTCCATCATTGCCGTTCCCAAGGGTCAGATGGAAGCGGCGAAAAGTCTGGGATTCTCGCCCTGGAAGCGGCTGCGGCTCATCATTATTCCCCAGGCTCTCAGAACGATGATACCCCCGGTCACAAACCAGTATCTGAACATCATTAAAAACACCTCGTTGGGAATGGCCGTGGCCTATCCCGATCTTACGGCGGTATTTGCCGGCACGACTTTGAATCAGACGGGGCGGGCGCTGGAAGTCATGGTCATGGTCATGCTCACCTATCTGTCCATCAGCCTTTTCACATCTGTGGTTATGAACTGGTACAACAAATCCATCATTGATAAAAAGGGCGAAATGCTCAGCATCGAGGAGATACCCCTTGAAATTGAATAA
- a CDS encoding amino acid ABC transporter permease, whose translation MKLNKIRKDYFNTPLNALMTLVMIYLIARFAWWFLNWAILDAVWIADTKDQALESGRGGATWAFIINKLRFFIFGFYPKDEIWRIYVTFFTIVLSFIPYFIKGIRHKVIIFLAHMVIWPVLIFAFMGQVSTNDWGGLSLTFILSLLGLLYSFPIGMLLALGRRSTWPIIRGLSVAYIEFFRGIPLITILFMSSVVVPFFLPSQVAVDKIVRVVIGMTFFQSAYLAEVIRGGLQAIPKGQYEASDALGFRFGLQTYLVIMPQVLKVTISNIGGISISFIKDTTLVLIIGMFDLLGIVNPLASDSNWLGMEPEGLIFAGIVYWIICFAISRLTSKAETKMNELPDVGVIK comes from the coding sequence TTGAAATTGAATAAAATCAGAAAAGACTATTTCAATACACCCTTAAACGCCCTTATGACTCTGGTCATGATTTACCTCATAGCCCGATTCGCCTGGTGGTTTCTCAACTGGGCGATACTCGACGCCGTCTGGATCGCCGATACGAAAGATCAGGCACTCGAATCGGGACGGGGCGGAGCGACATGGGCGTTTATTATAAATAAATTGCGGTTTTTTATCTTCGGGTTTTATCCCAAAGACGAGATCTGGCGGATTTATGTAACATTTTTTACCATCGTCCTGTCATTCATTCCCTATTTCATCAAGGGGATAAGGCACAAGGTTATTATTTTCCTGGCCCATATGGTCATCTGGCCTGTGCTGATCTTTGCTTTCATGGGGCAAGTTTCCACCAATGACTGGGGAGGATTGTCTCTGACATTTATCCTTTCTCTTCTGGGATTGCTCTATTCTTTTCCCATAGGGATGCTGCTCGCTTTGGGGAGGAGAAGTACCTGGCCCATTATCCGGGGGCTTTCCGTTGCTTACATAGAGTTTTTCAGAGGCATACCTCTGATCACCATACTCTTCATGTCTTCGGTTGTCGTTCCTTTCTTTCTCCCTTCACAGGTCGCCGTTGATAAAATCGTCAGAGTCGTTATCGGCATGACTTTTTTCCAGAGCGCCTATCTGGCCGAGGTCATCAGGGGCGGGCTTCAGGCCATTCCCAAAGGACAGTATGAAGCGTCCGATGCTCTGGGATTCCGGTTCGGCCTGCAGACTTATCTGGTTATTATGCCGCAGGTTCTGAAAGTCACCATTTCCAACATCGGCGGTATCTCGATTTCTTTTATCAAGGATACCACTCTTGTCCTCATAATCGGAATGTTTGATCTTCTGGGAATCGTCAATCCGCTGGCGAGCGACAGCAACTGGCTGGGTATGGAACCGGAAGGATTGATTTTTGCCGGTATAGTGTACTGGATCATATGTTTTGCCATATCCAGGCTGACATCCAAAGCTGAAACGAAAATGAATGAATTACCTGATGTAGGAGTAATCAAATGA
- a CDS encoding amino acid ABC transporter ATP-binding protein codes for MTEVIEKNREDEALNSTSEYIISIDNLNKWFGDFHVLKDVNLTVAKGERIVICGPSGSGKSTLIRCINRLEKHQKGTINVMGNELTENTKDVSAIRQEVGMVFQSFNLFPHLSILQNLTLAPIWIRKMSQKEAEKIAWQYLKRVNIAEHALKFPSQLSGGQQQRAAIARSLCMQPKIMLFDEPTSALDPEMVNEVLDVMVKLAEEGMTMICVTHEMGFARRVADHVIFMDEGRIVERQVPGKFFSNPENERTKEFLKQIHAIS; via the coding sequence ATGACTGAAGTTATTGAAAAAAACAGAGAGGATGAAGCTTTAAACAGTACATCCGAATATATTATATCCATTGATAATCTGAATAAATGGTTCGGGGATTTTCATGTTCTTAAAGACGTGAACCTCACAGTTGCCAAAGGGGAAAGGATCGTTATCTGCGGTCCGTCGGGTTCCGGTAAATCGACTCTGATCCGCTGTATCAACCGCCTGGAGAAGCACCAGAAGGGAACCATTAATGTCATGGGGAACGAGCTTACTGAAAATACGAAAGATGTTTCTGCCATCCGCCAGGAAGTGGGAATGGTTTTTCAGAGTTTCAATCTCTTTCCCCATCTGAGTATTCTGCAGAACCTCACTCTGGCTCCTATCTGGATCAGAAAAATGTCCCAGAAAGAAGCGGAAAAAATCGCCTGGCAGTACCTGAAAAGAGTTAACATAGCCGAGCATGCCCTGAAGTTTCCCTCCCAGTTGTCGGGGGGACAGCAGCAGAGAGCGGCTATCGCCAGAAGCCTCTGCATGCAGCCGAAGATTATGCTCTTTGACGAGCCAACATCGGCCCTCGACCCTGAAATGGTAAACGAGGTACTCGATGTCATGGTCAAACTGGCTGAAGAGGGAATGACCATGATCTGCGTTACCCATGAGATGGGTTTTGCCCGCCGGGTGGCCGACCACGTCATATTTATGGATGAAGGACGCATCGTCGAGCGTCAGGTTCCCGGGAAGTTCTTTTCCAATCCCGAAAATGAGCGAACCAAGGAGTTTCTGAAGCAGATACACGCCATCTCATAG